In Magnetococcales bacterium, a single genomic region encodes these proteins:
- a CDS encoding NfeD family protein — MDLVSYFDLHREAIWFTIGFTLLGIEAGVFGFATGMLLFAGIGAVGTGLLIFTGLLDGAPTPSMATFATISIIAALLFWKILIRVKRPSVPPPPVSDLVGLRFLLRQDLSVGQSAMERYSGVDWTVVLDPASGVETIRRETMVEVVSLDAGILRVRPAEGSGNSLRP, encoded by the coding sequence ATGGATCTGGTTTCCTATTTCGATCTGCACCGCGAGGCCATTTGGTTTACGATTGGTTTTACCCTTTTGGGCATCGAGGCGGGTGTTTTTGGATTTGCCACCGGAATGCTTTTGTTTGCCGGGATTGGGGCGGTCGGGACGGGACTGTTGATTTTCACCGGTCTGCTCGATGGCGCGCCCACGCCGTCGATGGCCACCTTTGCGACCATTTCCATCATTGCGGCGCTGTTGTTCTGGAAGATATTGATCCGGGTCAAACGCCCATCCGTTCCGCCTCCGCCCGTCAGCGACCTGGTTGGCTTGCGTTTTTTGTTGCGACAGGATCTTTCGGTCGGACAGAGCGCCATGGAACGCTATTCCGGGGTCGATTGGACGGTGGTATTGGACCCTGCATCGGGAGTCGAAACCATTCGACGGGAAACCATGGTCGAGGTCGTTTCACTGGATGCGGGAATTTTGCGGGTGCGCCCTGCCGAGGGGAGCGGGAACAGCCTGCGCCCATGA
- a CDS encoding response regulator transcription factor, translated as MIRLFIVDDHAIMRDGLKRILSEDPNMMVVGEADNGANALILLRQTEWDILLLDVSMPGMNGLEVLRAVRTEHPQGKVLILTQHSDRLLAKRYFKAGALGFITKVKAAEVLLRGIRKVAWGGRFFSSDIAEQLVGETLNGAREILPHETLTDREYGIMCRLVSGIPLKVIAHDLSISISSVSTYRNRILTKIQVANNAELIQYAIENGLLNK; from the coding sequence ATGATTCGCCTGTTCATTGTCGATGATCATGCCATCATGAGAGATGGTCTCAAACGCATCCTCTCCGAGGACCCCAACATGATGGTCGTCGGCGAGGCGGACAACGGCGCGAATGCCTTGATCCTGCTCCGACAAACGGAATGGGATATCTTGTTGCTGGATGTTTCCATGCCGGGGATGAACGGGTTGGAGGTGTTGCGTGCCGTCCGGACGGAGCATCCCCAGGGAAAGGTCCTTATCCTGACGCAACACAGCGATCGTCTTCTGGCCAAACGTTATTTCAAGGCGGGGGCGTTGGGATTCATCACCAAGGTCAAGGCGGCGGAGGTCCTCCTCAGAGGAATCCGCAAGGTGGCCTGGGGCGGACGGTTTTTCAGTTCCGACATTGCCGAACAACTGGTCGGTGAAACGTTGAACGGCGCGCGTGAAATCCTGCCCCACGAAACCCTGACCGACCGTGAATATGGCATCATGTGCCGTCTGGTCTCGGGAATCCCCCTGAAGGTCATCGCCCATGATCTTTCCATCAGTATCAGCAGCGTCAGCACCTACCGCAATCGCATTCTGACCAAGATCCAGGTGGCCAACAATGCGGAACTCATCCAATATGCCATCGAAAACGGCTTGCTCAACAAATAG
- a CDS encoding paraslipin translates to MTEEALLDLVFNFWTGLAILVLVILKSGLKFVPQNRAFVVERFGKYHTTLTAGINFLVPFIDKVAYDQTLKEMAVDVPSQSAITKDNISLEVDGILYTKVIDPYKASYGIEDFTFAVAQLAQTTMRSEIGKLELDKTFEERIALNANIVSAINEASLPWGIQVLRYEIKDIKPPKTVLEAMERQMKAEREKRAAILESEGLRDSAINNAEGEKKSKVLAAEADRAQAILRAEGEALAITTVAEAKARALKMVGDAAASSEGQKAVQFELAAKAIQAREAIARHSSVVLLDSQSTSAAHTVAEAMAMLAAINQSGAMRHGPGLSEGCKE, encoded by the coding sequence ATGACCGAAGAGGCGTTGCTTGACCTTGTGTTCAATTTTTGGACCGGATTGGCCATTCTTGTTCTGGTCATTCTGAAAAGTGGGCTGAAATTTGTTCCGCAGAACCGGGCATTTGTCGTCGAACGTTTCGGGAAATACCATACCACCCTGACGGCGGGGATCAACTTTTTGGTTCCGTTCATCGACAAGGTGGCTTACGATCAGACCCTGAAGGAGATGGCGGTCGATGTTCCGAGCCAGTCGGCCATCACCAAGGATAATATTTCGCTGGAGGTGGATGGAATTTTGTACACCAAGGTCATCGACCCATACAAGGCTTCCTATGGCATTGAAGACTTCACCTTTGCCGTGGCCCAGTTGGCGCAAACGACGATGCGTTCCGAGATTGGAAAATTGGAACTCGACAAGACTTTCGAGGAACGGATTGCCCTCAATGCCAACATTGTCAGTGCCATCAACGAGGCGTCGCTGCCCTGGGGGATTCAGGTGTTGCGCTATGAGATCAAGGACATCAAACCACCGAAGACGGTCCTTGAGGCGATGGAACGGCAGATGAAGGCGGAACGGGAAAAACGGGCGGCCATATTGGAGTCGGAGGGGTTGCGCGATTCGGCCATCAACAATGCCGAAGGGGAGAAGAAGTCGAAGGTTTTGGCCGCCGAGGCGGATCGGGCACAGGCGATTTTGCGTGCCGAGGGCGAAGCCCTGGCGATCACCACGGTCGCCGAGGCCAAGGCGCGGGCGTTGAAGATGGTCGGTGACGCTGCCGCTTCATCCGAGGGGCAGAAGGCGGTGCAGTTCGAACTGGCGGCGAAAGCCATTCAAGCCCGTGAGGCGATCGCACGACACAGTTCGGTCGTTCTTCTGGATTCCCAAAGCACATCGGCGGCGCATACGGTCGCCGAGGCGATGGCCATGTTGGCGGCGATCAATCAAAGCGGCGCCATGCGGCATGGACCGGGTCTTTCCGAGGGTTGCAAGGAATAG
- a CDS encoding AAA family ATPase, translating to MGLDDRYEIRDCLHESQKSRIFRAIEPGMAGRPVILKIINGHYPSKKELARFRLEYETTRSLDLSGVIKVYRFEREGNLPVIVMEDFGGSSLDRHLKAGPLELGHFLDLALKVGATLGDIHKRKVIHKDINPANIVWNRENGLIRIIDFGIATPLEHESTEPLPPDRLEGTLPYLSPEQTGRTNRSVDYRSDWYALGATFFELLAGHPPFTATDPLELVHCHVARNPPSLETLAIPGREAPAIPSMISRIILKLLAKDPEDRYQSAAGLMADLERCRGQWEQTGRIEPFALGTAEVRDRFAIPQHLYGREEEVSRLRLSFDAVCAGTTRLLLVAGYSGIGKSALVKELHGPVTKQQGLYVAGKFDQYQRDVPFSAIIKALGQLIRWILTEPEERIALWRQRILDVLHDNGQVITAVVPELEWLLGPQPTPPRLNPQEEENRFFHLVQNFLSVLAGSQHPLVLFLDDMQWADIASFRLIRHILRDEKVKHLLMIWAYRDNEITSGHPLPTELEALAKDGVALERLTLRPLDQTHLIRLVADTLNADPRKINPLAVVCHEKSGGNPFFLRQFLTILHQRQLIRFQETGWHWNIEDIQNLALTENVVDLIRGRLERFDLETRRILGLASCIGSVFDLDTLSAIAGTDFQRTMTALWPALEGEVIVAATRDYLLARYLEQGEIHFRFNHDRLQEAVHEAMDETLRQHAHLAVGRTLWADWSPPGTQDDAVFDIVTHLNQAIALIENQEERNDLARMNLLAGQRAASSAAFHSSFGFLKTGVTLLGPSGWNTNRDLVWNLHYEMVRTAAMMPDYEAMEFYSNHALAHAGHDIERGEILEIKVQSYQGQNRLRESLSLGLELLDSLGFSFPREPDARQLGQSLEEGMSLTSDRTMAQLIDLPEMTDPRLRLALRIVAFLVPVVVLTRPTLLPFMIVRTMKETFRSGLAPPSPVLCAGQAVLLCGFMDQYDLAYRMAKTAILLAGRPESRPHRAEAMQYANLLIPWKEHFRNSLPIFDEVFATALETGQNNAAGFSCEGWSCTAIFLGFPLEEVERKIADRIVILRRMGQYQSLEMMGNLHQMVLNLLGRSKQPHQIDGPACNGTAALLRQKELENGQVLFNLLFNQLYLYYFFRFHEEALATSLEAARYKDSMAGIALYGVYCFIDSLNCLACSGNAPSDHRQELLDKVAANQRLMDHWANHAPMNFRHKFHLVEAETYRVRNIPQAALGHYDRAIALAREHGFPSEEGLALELAGRFCHEQGWRVPAGHYLRDAIHAYHRWGAEAKVTDVKKSFPGYLFPAEPAISSAFTSILTKQSTIEDSTAVLDLGSIIRASQIIFRGSDMPGLLADLMRLALENGGAERGCLILREDGCATLEVEAWVEPERIELWNASPLGDGADKEPRVPLEIINLTLHTPESLLLDDALGDDRFSRTFYVQRRKPRSILCVPLVHSGQVLGVIYLENNLIQGAFPPQRSEMMRLLGTLAAISIASVRHTTRLVAARESLARSNLRIRELAAHQEDVRENEQRRIAGEIHDELGSALTRLGMDITWLIGHPPKGPDELARQLDGLKDLTGSIHTTVRRISHAMRPAVLDQFGLLPALEWLATGTGNRDDFKIHIREDSQEVLLDDARRTALFRIAQEAITNAIRHSAAQHLTIALNLAATAVVMTLEDDGHGIPPDRLADGGGFGLRGMKERARRFDGRVEIEAIPSGGTRVRATLPRLPSDLVEEQ from the coding sequence GTGGGGCTGGATGATCGATACGAAATCCGCGACTGCCTGCATGAGAGTCAGAAGTCGCGCATCTTTCGGGCGATCGAACCCGGCATGGCCGGGCGCCCGGTCATTCTGAAGATCATCAACGGACACTATCCATCGAAAAAAGAACTGGCCCGATTTCGGTTGGAATACGAGACGACCCGATCATTGGATCTTTCTGGCGTCATCAAGGTGTACCGGTTTGAACGCGAGGGAAACCTGCCGGTCATCGTCATGGAGGATTTTGGTGGAAGTTCACTGGACCGTCATCTGAAAGCGGGTCCCCTGGAACTTGGACACTTCCTCGATCTTGCCCTGAAGGTGGGCGCCACCCTCGGCGACATCCACAAACGCAAGGTGATCCACAAGGATATCAATCCCGCAAACATTGTCTGGAACCGGGAAAACGGCCTCATCCGCATCATCGATTTTGGCATCGCCACCCCCCTGGAGCACGAATCGACCGAACCCCTGCCTCCCGACCGGCTCGAAGGGACGCTCCCCTATCTGTCGCCCGAACAAACGGGCCGCACCAACCGTTCGGTCGATTATCGCAGCGATTGGTATGCCCTGGGGGCGACCTTTTTCGAACTTCTGGCCGGACACCCGCCGTTCACCGCCACCGATCCCCTGGAACTGGTCCATTGTCATGTTGCCCGGAATCCGCCCAGTCTGGAAACCTTGGCGATTCCAGGCCGCGAAGCCCCGGCCATTCCCTCCATGATATCGCGGATCATCCTGAAACTACTGGCCAAGGACCCCGAAGACAGATACCAGTCCGCGGCGGGTCTCATGGCCGATCTTGAGCGATGCCGCGGGCAATGGGAACAGACGGGCCGGATCGAACCCTTTGCCCTGGGAACGGCGGAAGTCCGGGATCGTTTCGCCATTCCGCAACACCTCTATGGCCGGGAAGAGGAGGTATCGCGGCTTCGGTTGTCCTTCGATGCGGTGTGCGCGGGAACGACGCGCCTGCTTCTGGTGGCTGGATATTCTGGAATCGGAAAATCGGCACTGGTCAAGGAACTGCATGGGCCGGTCACCAAACAACAGGGACTCTACGTCGCGGGTAAATTCGACCAGTACCAGCGCGATGTCCCCTTCTCCGCCATCATCAAGGCCCTGGGCCAGCTGATCCGGTGGATCCTGACCGAACCGGAGGAACGGATCGCCCTCTGGCGCCAACGGATTCTCGACGTGCTCCACGACAATGGCCAGGTGATCACCGCCGTCGTCCCCGAACTGGAATGGTTGCTCGGTCCCCAACCAACCCCGCCAAGACTCAACCCCCAGGAAGAGGAGAACCGTTTTTTCCATCTGGTGCAAAATTTCCTGTCGGTCCTGGCAGGGAGCCAACATCCCCTGGTCCTTTTCCTCGATGACATGCAATGGGCCGATATCGCCTCCTTCAGACTCATTCGACACATCCTGCGGGATGAAAAAGTCAAACACCTGTTGATGATCTGGGCCTACCGCGACAATGAAATCACCTCGGGACACCCCCTGCCGACCGAACTGGAGGCATTGGCGAAGGATGGAGTGGCGCTCGAACGTCTGACCCTCCGGCCCCTCGACCAAACTCATCTGATCCGGCTGGTTGCCGACACCCTGAACGCCGATCCCCGCAAAATCAATCCCCTGGCCGTGGTCTGTCACGAGAAAAGCGGTGGCAATCCCTTTTTCCTGCGTCAATTCCTGACCATCCTGCATCAACGGCAATTGATCCGGTTTCAGGAAACGGGTTGGCACTGGAACATCGAAGACATCCAAAACCTGGCCCTGACCGAAAACGTCGTCGATCTGATCCGCGGACGTCTGGAACGATTCGACCTGGAAACCCGCCGCATCCTGGGTCTGGCTTCCTGCATCGGCTCGGTCTTCGACCTGGACACCCTTTCGGCCATCGCCGGCACCGATTTTCAACGAACGATGACCGCCTTGTGGCCCGCCCTCGAAGGGGAAGTGATCGTGGCGGCGACCCGGGATTACCTCCTGGCCAGGTACCTGGAACAGGGCGAAATACACTTTCGCTTCAATCATGATCGTTTGCAGGAGGCCGTCCATGAAGCGATGGACGAAACCCTGCGCCAACACGCCCATCTGGCGGTGGGACGAACCTTGTGGGCCGATTGGTCGCCTCCGGGAACACAGGATGATGCGGTGTTCGACATCGTCACCCATTTGAATCAGGCCATCGCGCTGATCGAAAATCAAGAGGAACGCAACGATCTTGCCCGAATGAACCTTCTGGCCGGTCAACGTGCCGCTTCCTCCGCCGCTTTTCATTCTTCTTTTGGATTTCTGAAGACCGGTGTAACCCTGTTGGGACCGTCGGGATGGAATACAAACCGTGATCTTGTCTGGAACCTGCATTACGAGATGGTCCGTACCGCAGCCATGATGCCCGATTACGAAGCCATGGAGTTTTACTCAAACCATGCCCTGGCGCATGCCGGCCACGACATCGAACGAGGAGAAATACTGGAAATAAAAGTTCAATCCTATCAGGGACAGAATCGATTGCGGGAAAGCCTGTCCCTGGGGCTCGAATTGCTCGATTCCCTGGGGTTTTCCTTTCCTCGGGAACCCGATGCCCGACAGCTCGGACAAAGCCTTGAAGAAGGAATGTCGCTGACGAGCGACAGAACGATGGCACAATTGATCGATTTGCCCGAGATGACCGATCCACGATTACGACTGGCTTTGCGGATTGTGGCTTTTCTGGTGCCGGTCGTGGTCTTGACGCGCCCGACATTGCTGCCGTTCATGATTGTTCGAACCATGAAGGAGACGTTCCGTTCGGGTCTGGCCCCGCCCTCGCCCGTGTTGTGTGCCGGGCAGGCCGTCCTCCTGTGCGGATTCATGGACCAGTACGATCTGGCCTACCGGATGGCCAAAACCGCGATCCTGCTCGCTGGCAGACCCGAATCACGACCCCATCGGGCCGAGGCCATGCAATATGCCAACCTTCTCATCCCCTGGAAGGAACACTTCAGAAACAGCCTGCCCATCTTCGACGAGGTGTTCGCCACGGCTTTGGAAACAGGACAGAACAATGCGGCGGGATTCTCATGTGAAGGCTGGTCCTGTACCGCCATTTTCCTTGGGTTTCCTTTGGAAGAGGTCGAACGCAAAATCGCCGATCGAATCGTCATCCTGCGCCGGATGGGACAATATCAATCTTTGGAGATGATGGGCAACCTCCATCAGATGGTCTTGAATCTTCTCGGTCGGTCGAAACAACCCCACCAAATCGACGGTCCTGCCTGTAACGGTACGGCAGCCTTGTTACGTCAGAAGGAACTCGAAAATGGACAGGTCCTCTTCAATCTTCTGTTCAACCAATTATATCTTTACTACTTTTTCCGCTTCCATGAAGAGGCCCTGGCGACATCATTGGAAGCAGCCCGCTATAAAGACAGCATGGCCGGCATCGCACTCTACGGGGTCTATTGTTTCATCGATTCCCTGAACTGTCTGGCGTGTTCCGGAAACGCCCCATCCGACCATCGCCAGGAACTCCTCGACAAGGTGGCCGCCAATCAACGCCTGATGGACCATTGGGCCAACCACGCCCCCATGAACTTTCGCCACAAGTTTCACCTGGTGGAAGCGGAAACGTACCGTGTGCGGAACATTCCCCAGGCCGCCCTGGGACATTACGACCGGGCGATCGCGTTGGCGCGGGAGCATGGTTTTCCATCCGAGGAAGGGTTGGCCCTGGAGTTGGCGGGCCGGTTTTGTCATGAGCAGGGATGGCGTGTCCCGGCGGGACATTATCTTCGGGACGCAATCCATGCCTACCATCGCTGGGGGGCCGAGGCCAAGGTTACGGATGTCAAAAAATCTTTCCCCGGTTATCTTTTCCCCGCCGAACCGGCCATCTCTTCCGCCTTTACCTCGATTTTGACCAAACAAAGCACGATCGAGGATTCGACCGCGGTGTTGGACCTGGGAAGCATCATACGCGCCTCCCAGATCATCTTTCGCGGGTCGGACATGCCGGGACTCCTGGCGGACCTGATGCGCCTGGCCCTGGAAAACGGTGGCGCCGAACGGGGCTGCCTGATCCTGAGAGAGGATGGATGCGCAACACTCGAGGTCGAGGCCTGGGTGGAACCCGAGCGTATCGAATTATGGAACGCCTCCCCTCTGGGCGATGGCGCCGACAAGGAACCTCGTGTCCCCCTGGAAATCATCAATCTGACCCTGCATACACCCGAGTCGCTCCTGTTGGACGATGCCCTCGGGGATGACCGGTTTTCCCGGACCTTCTATGTCCAACGGCGGAAACCCCGGTCGATCCTGTGCGTGCCTCTGGTCCATTCGGGACAGGTTTTGGGGGTGATCTATCTGGAAAACAATCTGATTCAGGGGGCGTTCCCGCCGCAACGCAGTGAAATGATGCGCCTCCTCGGCACCCTGGCCGCCATTTCCATCGCCTCGGTCCGCCATACGACCCGATTGGTGGCGGCACGGGAATCCCTGGCCCGTTCCAACCTGAGAATCAGAGAACTGGCCGCCCACCAGGAGGATGTCCGGGAAAACGAGCAGCGACGGATCGCCGGTGAAATTCATGATGAACTGGGCAGCGCCCTGACCCGTCTTGGCATGGACATCACCTGGTTGATCGGTCATCCCCCGAAAGGCCCGGATGAACTGGCACGACAACTGGATGGACTCAAGGATTTGACCGGTTCGATCCACACCACGGTTCGCCGTATCTCCCATGCCATGAGGCCGGCGGTTCTGGATCAGTTCGGGTTGTTGCCCGCCCTCGAATGGCTGGCGACCGGGACAGGAAACAGGGATGATTTCAAAATCCATATCCGCGAGGATTCCCAGGAAGTCCTCCTGGATGACGCACGCCGCACTGCCCTGTTTCGCATCGCCCAGGAGGCGATCACCAACGCCATCCGTCATTCCGCGGCGCAACATCTGACCATCGCCCTCAACCTTGCCGCCACCGCGGTCGTCATGACCCTTGAGGATGATGGCCACGGCATCCCCCCCGACCGACTGGCCGATGGGGGGGGATTCGGTCTTCGCGGCATGAAGGAACGGGCGCGGCGTTTTGACGGACGGGTCGAAATCGAGGCCATCCCTTCGGGAGGGACCCGAGTTCGGGCCACACTACCCCGACTCCCTTCGGACCTGGTGGAGGAACAATGA